In Thalassophryne amazonica chromosome 4, fThaAma1.1, whole genome shotgun sequence, a genomic segment contains:
- the slc33a1 gene encoding acetyl-coenzyme A transporter 1 — protein sequence MDYSDLITHKNGRQRKQITSSPMVDGMLDTSKGDRYESGLQIEEAAQALLNDSDSEDRRHLRSRPGIHGELGNVLPRSRLGIHGELGNVLLLLFLYVLQGVPLGLAGSIPLIMQSKKVSYTDQAFFSFVFWPFSLKLLWAPMVDALYFSRFGRRKSWLIPTQYLLGLFMLYLSTTVSSLLESEGGRGPRVVTLTALFFMLTFLAATQDIAVDGWALTMLSRENVGYASTCNSVGQTAGYFCGNVLFLALESTEFCNKYLRTEPRDTGIVTLSDFLFWGGMLFLVSTTLVAILKKENNHGRGQRSVQEETEGVMETYKLLLSIIKMPAVFTFCLLLLTAKMGFCAADAVTGLKLVEAGVPKEQLALLAVPMVPLQILLPVMISKYTAGPRPLDVFYKAFPFRLLIGLEYALLVWWTPSVKQEGGFPVYYYAIVVLSYALHQVALYSMYVACMAFHAKVSDPLIGGTYMTLLNTVTNLGGNWPSTVALWLVDPLTSKECQGAVGQSCGSVEKAAQCVKEGGACVTTLDGYYVESVVCVVIGFAWWLWLGKKMKQLQEQSPAAWKCRLDK from the exons ATGGACTACTCAGATTTGATAACGCACAAGAACGGGAGACAGAGGAAACAGATCACCTCCTCCCCTATGGTTGACGGGATGCTGGACACAAGCAAAGGAGACAGATATGAATCTGGACTGCAAATAGAAGAAGCAGCACAGGCTCTTCTGAATGACTCTGACTCCGAGGACAGGAGGCATCTCAGGTCACGGCCTGGGATCCACGGAGAGTTGGGAAATGTGTTGCCCAGGTCACGGCTTGGGATCCACGGCGAGTTGGGCAACGTGTTGCTGCTTCTCTTCCTCTATGTTCTGCAGGGAGTTCCTCTGGGACTGGCTGGCAGCATCCCTCTCATCATGCAGAGTAAGAAGGTCAGCTACACAGACCAAGCTTTCTTCAGCTTTGTCTTCTGGCCGTTCAGTCTCAAACTTCTCTGGGCACCAATGGTGGATGCTCTTTACTTCAGCAGGTTTGGCAGAAG AAAGTCTTGGCTGATCCCCACACAGTACCTGCTGGGTCTCTTCATGCTCTACCTTTCCACTACAGTCAGTTCGCTTCTGGAGAGCGAGGGAGGCCGGGGGCCCAGAGTGGTCACACTCACTGCACTCTTCTTTATGCTGACCTTTTTGGCAGCCACTCAG GACATCGCTGTGGATGGCTGGGCCCTGACCATGTTATCTCGAGAGAACGTGGGTTATGCATCCACGTGTAACTCCGTGGGCCAAACAGCTGGCTACTTCTGCGGCAACGTGCTTTTCCTTGCACTGGAGTCGACTGAGTTTTGCAACAAATACCTGAGGACGGAGCCCAGGGACACTGGCATCGTCACCTTATCGG ACTTCTTATTTTGGGGGGGAATGTTGTTCTTGGTTTCCACGACTCTGGTCGCTATCTTGAAAAAGGAGAACAACCACGGCAGAGGACAGAGGAGTGTTCAGGAGGAGACAGAGGGGGTCATGGAAACCTACAAGTTGTTGCTCTCCATCATTAAGATGCCCGCAGTGTTCACCTTCTGTTTGCTGCTCCTCACCGCTAAG atGGGTTTCTGTGCAGCAGACGCAGTGACGGGTCTTAAGCTGGTGGAGGCTGGTGTTCCCAAGGAGCAGTTGGCATTGCTGGCAGTGCCCATGGTGCCCCTGCAGATCTTGTTACCAGTGATGATCAGTAAATACACGGCAGGACCCCGACCTCTGGATGTTTTCTACAAAGCCTTCCCTTTTAG GTTACTCATAGGCCTGGAGTATGCCCTGCTGGTGTGGTGGACCCCCAGTGTGAAACAAGAGGGAGGGTTCCCTGTATACTATTATGCCATAGTTGTTCTTAGCTACGCCTTGCATCAG GTGGCGCTCTACAGTATGTACGTGGCCTGCATGGCTTTCCATGCCAAAGTAAGCGACCCGCTCATTGGCGGGACCTACATGACTCTGCTGAACACTGTCACTAACCTGGGGGGGAACTGGCCCTCCACGGTGGCCCTGTGGCTCGTGGACCCGCTAACCTCAAAGGAGTGCCAAGGAGCTGTTGGGCAGAGCTGCGGGTCTGTAGAGAAAGCAGCG CAGTGTGTTAAGGAGGGCGGAGCTTGTGTGACAACACTGGACGGCTATTATGTGGAGTCTGTGGTGTGCGTGGTGATTGGATTTGCCTGGTGGTTGTGGCTAGGAAAGAAAATGAAGCAGCTGCAGGAGCAGAGCCCTGCTGCATGGAAGTGCAGACTGGACAAGTGA